GTAGTTCGTTAAAAAAGAACAGGAGGTGTTCTTTGGATGTCAATTTCCTTGGAATCTTCAGTTGATTGACAGCGGTGGGCGTGGCTTTGAGGAGAAAGTTTCGAAACTTCTGAAACGTTCCTACTTCAACCAATTGGATCCTCAGCCTGTCAATGCAGCCGCCATTTTCCCTCCGAATTTGATAGAATGGGTTGACTTCACACAGCGCTTCGTCGAGCTAAGAAGGAAACATTGCCATTTCATTGTTAACCGAAACCAAACGATTGACGTTACTTAAACAGCGGCTATTTTGATTCCTAGGAAATTAAAAGCCTCAACCTAGTTCTTAGGCGGTATAATGAAAAttaaagaccctgggaacgaggcttgAGCTTGGACTTTGCTTCTGGTCTCACACTAAATGCGAAGCTTGTGGTGTACAGCCTCTATCAGAAGTGCTGAAAATAACTATTAAAAGTCATTACTTTGTCATTActgttaaacaaagaaacatttgaaaagcATTGCAAACTGGTTAATTTCCCAAATTGACCGTGACAGGAGCTAATGAGTAGGAACATGCAACTTCACTATATTCCTGTCTCTgcgttttcatagaccaatttatttttaaaccGAGGGGTACATGGGATCAGAGCCatcttaaattttcgaaaatttaaggtggctctgaaccccatgaacaaaatttgccaaaagttgtgtcttatcatgcttatcaaaagttgataatataaaaaaatttcaccgtgccgtttttgaattataagcccctaaagctgtaataaagggtgtttttaagaggtcatactgttgctatggtaacctattgtgtcaaaaaatgatgacaacgtgttcaccaaagATTGGgtagttttttgataccatgactGTAGAATCAAGTGAtgaagagtggttataacgacccatccaaatataagtgctggaaagtgtattgagccaccttaatattggagttgcatgctcctactcatcggctcccgACCGTGATTGTGTTGTGGATGGCAGAAAGGTAATGGGAATGCACTGAAATGCAATCATCTCCATATCTAATGGCAGAAAATGGAATTTTTCACTGCCACGCTAAACGTACTTTTCGTGTTTAACTTGCACATATTCAAGTGCTGAGGAAGGGAAAACTATTTTCTAAGCTAGCAAACTTAAGCAGCTGCATTGTAGCCCGGAAACGGGAAATCCTTGCTTCGGGTGAGAAGGAGCAAGTATTAATTAAGCTGATGCGCCACAAAATAGCTCACCTCTTCTGCAAGAGCTTCAGATTGTGCGGCATTCTTTTGCAACCCCTCCACCTCCATGAAAATGACATAAAAAGGCTTGACTAAAGAACTTAACTCCACTTGTGATTTTGCGCATGTTTTCCAACAGCTGGGTACGAAGTCCAAAAGGATACTCTCAGCGCATGTGTAATCCACGAGATGGGCCTTGTCGCCCATTCTTTCGATTACCTTCGTAATGGCTTCGTATAACATCGTCTCTGAAGTCTTTTCCGACCGCATATTTAGCAGTTGCCCCTGTCTGTACTGAAATTCGATCACTGGACATTGGTTGTGGAAGCGAACCACCTTTACAATATCTCCGATCCTGTATCGACAAAGACCACTTAATGTCGTTATTACCAGCTCGTAGATTTGTCCTGGCTCGAGTTCTTCTCCAAAGAGTGTCTAGAAAGGCGTAAGAAATCGTCAGGGACAGTTTCGGTAGAAATGCTTTTTTTGTTGAGCAAATATGCTTTCAAACTGAATCTTAAAAGCCGAATAGTTTTTGTGGAGTGAGCGTACCTTATCGGGATTATTCCTTAATTAATTTACACTTCGCAAATAGAGCAAGCTGTCAAATCGATTCTTCAAGTTCTAAAATATGGGTCCCAACTCGATGGTTGACCATTGCTATGCTCAGAAATGCTGTTTAAGTTTAACTTGTGCTGTAGCATATTTCTTTCTAATCAAGTTCAGTGATTTCCTTTATGACCTTGTGATTAATAAACTCCAAATACAGCCGTCTTAAACCGCTCACTACTGCGCAATAAGTGGGAAGCGAGAAGGTTATGCGATAACCTTAACACTCTGGCCCTTGCGTTTTTTTCGGCACAACCGTATGATATCAGAGAGCTTAATAGTGTGTTTTCACTCCCGTGATTAAtaagcatgtttttcaaccaaaacaaaagaatatgtTTGCATAACAacagagttcaattcccggGAGGATTACTTGGGGACACCAAAAttgttgccatttttttgtttaggaacaccaacatggccgcctgGGCATCACGTGAAAGTTTAAGAAAGGACGACTGCAACAGCAAAGACAATGCCACAAacaaatgatttgattggttgaatgaggaaaaagaaTCGTGCGGCAAGTGCGGCACGCTTTCTGGTGCAATTATTTGACGTTgcctgccaaacgacgacgtgaaatgttCGTACTTGAGGTtatgacgacaacgcgagccgtcagcagtaaatctttcattctcctCTGCCTACATGAAAACCAATTATGACAATAAAGTGAAGGGTCATTTCACCTATTTTGTACAAAAGACCAACATAGAATAATCGCATAGCACGTAACAACAAGTTCTAGTTTaatgtgacattttcgttgcagttgctgtTGTAGATTCTtcagggagctttagcaatgacgacggcaacgacaaggaaaacatcacttaaaataaacaccggccaaatcgtgactattttcgcttgtcccatcttgttcgcattctatattgttggcaaagtacgctacaagtggattggtgtgcgcgacgtcaaattaaatacagagaattagagatttgtggttttatgctcaagttgtcatcaaaaccgTAAAtaaggtaatttcacgttgtcgttttgcagaggatggcacggacttgttcataagtgcgtgccgcacgtgcatcgcgcttattttcactcactcgaccaatcaaattcttaacttgtggcgttgtcgttgacgttccCGTCATTGATGGTAAGGCTCCCTTTTAACtccttattagggagtttaagaaatgaagaCGGCAATGACAACACAACAAATTAATGATTTGTTTGGctcaatgaggaaaaataatcgtgctgcacgtgcaacacgctttttggtgcaaatttttgacgaagtctgccaaacgacgacgtgaaattatcACATTTGAGGCTCTGACGACAAAGCGAGCCCACAGCAGTAGATCTTTTGTTCTCTGCCTTTACCTGAAAACCGTtggtgccaagcaagcgaaagtaaaCTTTGTCTATCAGTTTTgaacaacgtgaccaacatggaataatcgcaaaacacttaatttaacgcaaagttctagtTTATTGcgacgtttttgttgcagcagccgtcTTTGCTTCCTAAACCCCCTATTTGGGAGTTTAAAGgcttggctaaactaggaaacattgttgcggaaacaatgtttctttttacgtttcccggggtggctaaactgggaaacatatgtttcggacgcaaaatttgtgtccgggaagcaaaaatgtttttgactccatggcaaaaacattttttgtttccgagcagcaaaatttatttccgcaacacatgtttcccgcgcggcttaattgggaaacatttgcatccgtaacaatgtttccgcaacaatgtttcctagtttagccaggccttaagaaatgacgacggcaatgaccacgacaacgccacaaattaatgatttgattaattgagcgagaaaaataatcgtactgcacgtgcagcacgatttttggtgcaatttttgaagTAGTCTGCCAAtggacaacgtgaaattttcacattttggaGGCTCTGACGACCACGCAAACCCGCAGCGATAAAATTTTCATTCTCtacctttacatgaaaaccattcgtgccaaacaAAAGTGCACTTCGCGTGTTTCGTATAACGTgacaaacatggaataatcgtgTAAAGACTAgcgcaaagttatattttaataTATCGTTTTCGCTGCAGCAAccatcgtagcttcttaaactccctatttaagcagcaacgacggctaCGGCAGAGAAAACTTTCCTCGAACTGAAAATAAAGATTTGCGCAGACGTGCGTATTTCGCAGTTTTTCCTGCCTACTAACTTGCTCGCATTGTATATTTTTGACAAGTAGCGCTTTGAAGTGAATGGTGAGAGCGCCAttgaattaaatacagagaatgaaagatttgctgttgtgcgtttaaggcctggctaaactaggaaacattgttgcagaaacaatgtttcttgttatgtttcccggggtggctaaactggaaaacatatgtttcggacgcaaaaattgtgtccgggaagcaaaaatgctTTTGACTCCaggtaaaaacattttttgttttccgagcagcaaaatttgtttccgcaacatatgtttcccgcgcggctaagctgggaaacatttgcatccgcaacaatctttcctagtttagccaggcctttacgttgtcgttaaaatcataaatttagaaatttcacgttgtcatttggcagactatgtcaaagaattgtactacagAGCGTGCTGCACGATAATTGTCCtgtttcaaccaatcatatcattgttttctggcgttgtcgttgccgtggGCCTTAGTCGTTGTCTAAACTCCAATTATGTCATTACACAGGTGACCCACTTATCTTTGCAAATCGAAGCTCTCTTACTTGGGGTTGCTCTTCCTGACTGAGCTCCAGTGGTATAAATTCAAAGAACATAGATCGAGGTGCCAGAACATAACAAGGCTTCTCCTCCAATGGCCATAAATTCACGCCTATTAGTCCTTCTGTGGCACCGTAGATTGTGGAGCAGATAGGTACTCCACTGAGATAGGAAGTCCGCAGCTGGTTGGCATAAAGCTCTGATGATCCTACGTCAATTAAAAAGATGAGATTGGTTTCATTTTGAGTCTAACTAAAGAACAGTACGCATAAGCTTCGGCTTTGGTAACTTTGTTAAATATTAGTAATCATGATGGCGCCTAACTTGTTCTAACATCCATGGTTTCTAAAACACCAGTTGCAGTTCAACTGACAAAGACAGTAGCATGAAAAGAATTCAAATTTGACTCGCTAGGATAAGTTAAAAAGGAGAACACTGTGTGCCGGACACAAAGGCTTTGCGCTCTGTAATTTCAAAGGTTTAAATCACAATGCCGTTGAAATTCTCTTACCAGTCACTACTCCATGCACATGAGTTAAGTTTGGCCAAATTCTTCTGGCGATACCCTCAAATCCTTTCTCAAACTCTCGCCTGAGCTCAATCGCTCTCTCCTTGTCCGGTTTGAGCATTTCGTTTAGCTCGCTGCTCAAAAAGACAAATAATGGAAGAGCAAGAGTAAATCAATAACGACGATGCACGTCGTTCAAGAATATTTTCAACTACAGCTGACATTACACTCTGATAAGCGCTCTGTGTATATAAAGTGAAATGCGTAAGCGCAATAAATCTTCGTTCAACGACGACGGCGATGGAAACAAGGAAGTCGCAGATCTGGATatataatgataatataaaacACTAAAAGGTTAAATTTCCGGTTCATGCCATTTTAATGTTTAGACAGATAGTCCTCAATTTATATTGCGAACGACctgaaacaattcttttatgtGACAAATAATGCGACTTTGTCCTCGTTGTCGTCCGGCCGCCTCGTTGTTTGAGAACTCAGTCTAATCAGAGGTCATTCAGAGGAACTGAGGACCCGACAACAAATTTTAATCACCTCCCTTTCCTTCCCTTCCGTTGTTATAacttaattaaatttttttcattatttttggaTATATGCTTCAGAGTTTACGTTTGTCTTTAAACGAAGATCTCCGGCGATGTAATCGCCAATGTGCTGTTCTCTCTCACCTTCGAATTTCAGGTGAAATGTCGAGGTCCGGGTTGATTTCTCCTTTCTCCAAGTCGCAAACCATTAATTCCCAGTTTGCCTCCAAGAATACGAAAACTCCATGAATCCAGTATGCAAAATTACCTAGGATGGAGCCCAGGTCCCTATCTTTCAAAGCAAATAGAATGTGAACGTAGAGTCCCGAGGGCTCGGACGGGATATCCAGGTGGGCTCGCGGAGTCGAGAGAGCATGGAGCTGTAACGAAGGAGCCTGTGTTGAGGGTCCTATTGGAATACCTCCTTCTGAGTATTTAATCTGAGGGGCATGGAACAGCTTAAGGGATTTCTGCAGGTTGTCTGCCTGTTTGTGGAAAACGTATGCAGCACAATAATTGGTAAATTGTTCAGTTCGTAAAAAGAATTGCGAAGAATTTAAATCCTGAGTATAACTCGTCAGAAGCACAGATAAAACTATGAACTAACTATTTTAAAACACTGTACTAGTTTGTTTACGTTAAACtaaaacaagatgaaaaagTAAACTTTGCCCGCTGACCCTACTTATTGCGTGTTGTTTTCCAATCAGACGAAAAAAGCATGTCAATGAAAGGAAATAGAGGGAGATCTTTCAATCAATATACGCGTGGaaatttttcgcatttttgCCAGTGACTCATATAATCTCAATCAAAATTCACCCTACATGTAAGTGTAGTTCAGGGGTGTAgtataattttaaattttttaaattgaaatattttttcaaaggtACGTCACTGCTTGTCACAGAATCACGTGACCACGATTTTCCCGCTCTTTTATTCGTTGCCGTCTGCCGCTTCTTCGTCAAAAGTAAGTTTGCGAgactttttttcagttttctcgaTTAATTGTTTTTAAAGGAACAGGGAACTGTCATAGTCTCTCCACTAGCCCTCAAGAGAGCAAGAATGTTAGTTTTCTGCCAAAAGATGTGTGATAAGTAACAAGAGAAGTTCTCAAAAGCTTGCCCAAGTTGGGAAAATCGAGTAAGTTACAATGTAGTGGTCATGTTGACTTAATGTTTgtcaaatagtttttttttgtcgaagACGCGCTTTCAAGCAAATAATAACGTTCAAAAGAACTAATGCTTCGAAAGGGCAATCGTTTATAGAGTGGCACACTTCAAATTTGAATCTGGTTGCGCTTGTTTGTACTAAAGTTTCGTGCATTTTTCTACCATTATGCAATGTCTCGCCGATAGCTCAAAGATATTTCCTTTCGCTTCTGAATGTTATTTTGAACCAAGTTGTCTGCATAACAAGCTAAGCTGTAGTTTTCACCAatgatttcagttttttttacgttgctttagaaaaaaaaaggaaaactttggCCTATCAGTAATTTATAACAAAAAATTAAGATGACTTGGACAAGTCCACAGACAATTTGAGAGAGCGTGCTCTAAAATCTTGTCAAGGACGTACGGTGCAActtgaagcaaagaaaaaaatgtcattttaaTTCGTGGTTTCAGCTTTACATGTATCGAGGATATTCTATGAAGTCTGCAGAGTACTTAACACACTAGATTAATTAATTCTTCCATTTCTCTGGTGTTTTCATTAGTAATCGCTTAATTCAAGCCTAGGGAGACCTAAGGACATTTATATTTGCACAATTGTTCCTCTTTTTGAGCACTGCAAACCAAAGTAAATACTAGAAAATCCAATTAGCGGTGAAATACTGATTCTTGTGAAAGCGAAAAGCTTTAGTCCCCGGAGAAAAAACTTTGTCAAGTCGAAAAGAGAACCAATCAACTTTGCGAAGCCAACCCGAATGTTAACAAAAATTCAAACTATTTGAAGTgtaaaaacaaatttcttttttttttagatttgtaGATTTGAAGTGTGCCTCCTCTCAAAAGAGCTTATTTTTCAAAGCTTGATTTTTGTATTAGATTTAATTGTGGGAAATAATTATAGAAATAGATTTAATTGTGTTCTCACCTTCGGTATGGCATTAAATATGCTATGATAAACTCCAATAGCAAATCCAAATTCAACAAAAGCACGAGAATTGTCGGTTGTCTTGGGAATCAAACTGCTTTTTCCAGTTGTCCCAGATGTAACTGCCAGCATCCATGGTTCCTGGCTTGTCAAAACGTTCCTGGTTCCTTTGGCAACTTTAGCTTTATAAacagaaaagctattatttttttACTATAATAGAGAAATAATGAGTTAAAAGGATTTTCACAAGGCAAGATTTTCATGGAAATTGCAGCCCTACAGGAATACTTTCTCTAGAAAGCAAAGAGAAGGAAGAGGGAGGATTTGAAATGACTGTACATTAACTACAAGTGCTGTGAGACGAATTTTCAGTCTCGGTTATAAAAGAATAGGAAAAGTTCAAAATGAAGATATATGagtaaaattttgatttttttactcttttttgcaaatatttgaACATTGTCTCTTTTCGGACAAATTCATTTAgaatagttttttgttttgttttgttttggtttttttttttgagatttGGTCTATATAACTGAGTGTGAAAATTTGTCTGACAGCATGTGAAGCACCTTTTCTGGTCCCACGAAATCATTTTCTCTCCTTGCGTATCCCTGCCTGTAGGCTAGCTTAAGTCCCTTAGTATCTTTTATCCCTAGCTCATATTCTCCTAATCCCTAGAGCCGGAATCCGACCTAAAAATCTGAATTTCATCGGTTTGACTCCAATCAGAGCACTCGGACCTTTCCCCAGGGTTTACCTGAGTGACTGCCCACTAATACAAAgttaaaattgcatttttttaatgacCCAAAACATGTCTCCTTCATTTTCTTTGTCAAGTTATTATTAAACCCCAAGACCGCTGACGACGACCAGACACATTGAGAAAGGAATGGAATATAGTGTTGCAGCAATTGAAAAGAATGGGGCATCAGTTCAACACGTTTACTGGACTGACAAACGGTGTAGCTAAAATCGAGGTACGTTTTTCAAagtcagataaaaaaaaactcagaAATTTGTTGTCTGCACAGCTGGCAGGACATCTATAGGCCAGTTctgaaaataccataatactctttgcttgtcccccccaaattttgcataagcattgtttttgttttctcttggggccattgtaagtcccaagtgaaactggaaacaatgcttatgcaaaatatggggggacaaacaaagactattatggtattttccgaagtggcctattgcgTGGTTTTTCTTAACATGCGCAGGTTTATTTGGATTCCTCATGTTTTCGGGTGCGGTGTGGTGGTGAGCACTTTTACGATCGATACTTGCTTGTAGTAGTCTCTTCAGACAACTGTAGCATTCAGTGTGCAGGGTTGGTGATATTCCAATGACCCTAACCCAGGGTCTTCTCTTTCGAGGAAAAAGGTCTCTGAGACAATCACCATTCAGGAGGTTAAGCAATACCCGCCGACACGACTGACCGGataaggttggccgttttcacGCTAGAGACGAACAAATCGTCTGACGATTTGCTCGGTTAGTGTGAACTCGAGTCGTACTTAAATCGACTTGTTCGTCTGGATGGACAAATCGTCTTCAGAGACGGACAAATTCAGACGGTTTGTTCGTCTGAAAATTTGTTCTTCCCGTTTTCACACTAAGACGACTTGTCCATCTGAGACAATTTGTCCATCCAGACGATTTGTTCGTCTCTTGTGTGAAAACGGCAATTATAAGGAGCTTTAGCAAGGGTGACTTTAACACCGAGAAAAGTGTCACTTGAGAACAGACATTTACAAAATTGTGACACTCATGATCAATTACGATAATTCCATCTTGCTCAAATTATAAAATGTTTAGTGATGCGCTAAAACTGGAGTGCAAGGAGCTCCATTGAATTAAATACAGAACACTGaagatattagggagcttaaagtgcccatgacacgaaattttttattatcttgttggaaagagctttcaaaatgatgaagaatgacgtttattttattttgatagcactcttggttgctgagttgttcaagattttgatttatgcaaattagataagtgtgacgtcacaaaagggacacaaagtggtgcgaaattacaaaaaattgaatatctgtgcaaatactaaatctagagggttgaaattttgcagggttgatctactgcaacaactacacattttgatagtggttccgacgtcaccatagcaacatactcgttactagacctctaccttcctaaaatgaaaactgccttatgttttgctccagagtttaacagacttccttgtgcttctgctttgtaatgtccatattcgctcacacctaCTGAttgaacaacaacagcaaataacacttcttgaaggaggaaaactctaattttcccctttgaatggagagggcctggggcccattgtgttgccatgaaAATGTCACAGtagacatatcatggaactttgtgaggagcataacaactgtactgagtttcagttctatacagaaaaagtcgaaatagatattcaattttttgtgattttgcactacttagtgtcccttttgtgacgtcacacttatCTAATTTGcgtaaatcaaaatcttgaataactcggcaaccaagagtgctatcacaataaaataaacgccattcttcatcattttgaaagctctttcgaataagataataaaaaatttcgtgtcatgggcactttaagcaACGAGGACGACAACAGCAATGACgacaccagaaaacaatgatctgattggttgaatgaggaaaaaaaacaatcgtgctgcacgtgcggcacgcactttagtagcattctttgacgtagaCTGCCAAATGACAAATTTAAGCGTGAACACaaaacagcaaatctttcattctctatatttacttccacggcgcttctaccagttcATTTCCCGCGGGCTCTATCAACAATAAAGGAttcgaggaagaagcaataataacaaaatagtcaccatttcccaaatgtttattttcaagtgacgttttcgttgtctttgccgtcgttgctgcttaagctcccgtcGAAAcccgcaaatgtggtaatttcacgttgttgctTTGGAGTTGACAGCACGTAATTATTCTAAGATATTATTTTTCctcgctcaaccaatcaaatgagaCGTTCTCAATTTGCGACGTTGTTCTTGCCGTTGACTTCGTCACTATGGAGCTTTGGCTATGACGAAGGCGACATGACcgtaacaaatttgcatattta
The nucleotide sequence above comes from Acropora muricata isolate sample 2 chromosome 12, ASM3666990v1, whole genome shotgun sequence. Encoded proteins:
- the LOC136891657 gene encoding uncharacterized protein — protein: MLPAILLAFLFTFSFGIAFVVFAELARVWKNGCSKFHTIRSLLIHFFLNRFILFVGKKARRRLEQDTKKFARVQEELLLNILKKNAKTMYGKEFKFSAIKNGHDFIKNHPITNYNHYERFVAKVAKGTRNVLTSQEPWMLAVTSGTTGKSSLIPKTTDNSRAFVEFGFAIGVYHSIFNAIPKADNLQKSLKLFHAPQIKYSEGGIPIGPSTQAPSLQLHALSTPRAHLDIPSEPSGLYVHILFALKDRDLGSILGNFAYWIHGVFVFLEANWELMVCDLEKGEINPDLDISPEIRSELNEMLKPDKERAIELRREFEKGFEGIARRIWPNLTHVHGVVTGSSELYANQLRTSYLSGVPICSTIYGATEGLIGVNLWPLEEKPCYVLAPRSMFFEFIPLELSQEEQPQTLFGEELEPGQIYELVITTLSGLCRYRIGDIVKVVRFHNQCPVIEFQYRQGQLLNMRSEKTSETMLYEAITKVIERMGDKAHLVDYTCAESILLDFVPSCWKTCAKSQVELSSLVKPFYVIFMEVEGLQKNAAQSEALAEELDEALCEVNPFYQIRRENGGCIDRLRIQLVEVGTFQKFRNFLLKATPTAVNQLKIPRKLTSKEHLLFFFNELPVPKGRVNN